CCGTTGCCCGAGTCAATACGAGACGACATTGAGCAATTGGTGAGACGGTTTGTTCCTCAGCTGCAGACTTCTTTTTTAAAAGAGATGAGTTTTGTGGCAAGCACTAGCAACGAGCAGCCAGACAGTGCATCAGCAACAAATGACGCAGCCAGCTTCGTGGAGTCTACGACAACAAGACGCACTTCTGAGGACTCAGCGACGACGCTTCAACGGGACAATACGCATGAAGACTCAGTGACAATACTCCCAAGAGGAAGCACCTCTGAAGCGTCAATGTCCATGTTTCCGACAAGCAACGGCTCTCAAGAATTAACGACAATGCCTCAAATTAATTACGTCGGAGCAGATTCGACGATGCTACATAATGGGACTTTCTCTGGGCAGGGCATGATGATCCCGGCATCTCAGACGATGCCACCATACTTTTCGCCGACAATTGAGGATTGGCAGGTAATTTATCAGCAGCTTGGCTATGACCCAAATCTTGCTTTGGGGTTTGGTGGGATGAAAACTTCATAGGATACAAGTTCATACCTACTTATtgtataatataaattttgACCAAGACGTGCTTCTATTGCTACAGCGTCATGATCCTTCGAATAGGAGACAGTTCACCGAATTTGTAAGAACAATTATTGCATCACGAGTTAAAAGGTTGAGCGGTAGCCGATACATAATTAATTTCATCAATGGCGATAAGGCAGCTCTCTGACCCGCCTGCTTCTTCGTGCTGGTGTCCACTAAATTGGTCAGCTTTCAGCGGCTGCCAGCGCTACATGTTAGTGGGCAGGCGTCGCAACCAGACCCCGACCATGAACTCCAAGaaatcatcaccaaaaaTGCAAGATACACACAAACAAGCTCTTTGTTACTCaaacttttattaatagtagATAGATCATTCGCTCAGACTTGTATATATAACATGACATATCGACCGCCAACTCCAGACATCTATGatttgctttgctttgtgGCTTTCCTTTCCGTTCCTATAAATGATTGCTCTGATCGAACTCGTACATTAAAACAGATGCAGCACTCGTTCAATCTCTAAATAATGCAACATAACATGAGCCAAATTAACACAAGTATCCAGTATAACATGCTCGCACTCACGCCTGTCGCGCCTCAAGGTTCTCGTTACTAACACCCTGTCCAGGCTGCAATCCTGCTACACTAGCAGCCACGATACCCGGCATACCAACGACTGACATCATCGGCGAGATGGGTGGTCTGTTCGAAGACCTTGACGAACCGCGTCGACTGCGAAGCTTGCTTCTAGGTCGAGACTCGGATCTCTTGCGTCGAAGCATCTTCTCACGTGAGCGCGCCATGGCATCGCTCAACGCCGTCATGCGTCCGCCGCGAACACGCTTCAAGAACTCGAGATCATCGCGAATGCCGAGAAGTGCGGTATCCATATCATACCcctccagcttctccttAGGGAATGGTTCAGTGCCGTCTTCTTCGGAAgtatccttcttcttgcgcgAGAAGCGGATCCAGCTTGGCCACAGCTTAGCGAGGACTTTGACAAAGGCGTGGAACCATTCATCAGGGAATAAACGAATGAGTACACCAATGGGAATAGAGAAGAatccaagaacaagagaaaTTCCCCACTGGATACCGTTCAAGCGTGTAACGACAAAGGCGTCgctgccgaagaagatgatgatgatctgtCCAGCTGCCATGATGGTCATCATAAGCATGAACAAATGGTTGCGGTGAAGGCCCTcgaagatgttgagcttgttaTCGATACGTCGACTGTTGACGAGCTTAAAGATCTGCATAAAGacaaagatgttgaagatgagggatcGGACTTCGCGTTCTTCATAGCCGAGGATTGAATCGCGACCGAACCAGAGGACGAAACATACGATGAGCTGGTAGATCGATTGACCGATGATCATCTTCCACATGGTAATTGTGATAAGCGGTGCAGTTCGAGCTTCGGGTTCGCGGTGCAGTAAACTTCCAGTCGGAGGATCGGTAGCGAGAGCGAGCGCAGCGAAAGTATCCATGATCAGGTTCACCCAAAGCAGCTGAACAGCGTTGAGAACAGATTTCTGCTCATCGTCCGAAACAGCCGAGATGAACGTTACACCCACAGCTGTGATGTTAACGGTAAGTTGAAACTGCAAGAACTTCTTAACCGAGTCGTTAATAGCACGACCCCAACCCAAAGCCACAACAATAGAGGAGAAGTTATCGTCCATGAGGATGATATCCGATGCTTCCTTGGCGACTTCTGTGCCAGTAATACCCATCGAGAAACCAACATCCGCCGCCTTGAGCGCAGGAGCATCGTTCGTTCCATCACCTGTAACAGCGACAATCTCACCGAGCGAGCGCAACGTCTTGACGAGGATGCGTTTATCCTCCGGACTCGACCTAGCGAGCACACGGAGTTTCTTCACGACTGCTGTGCGGTCTGATTCAGAGAGCTTGCGGAAGTCGGAGCCTTGCATCACGGCGTTGGGCTCGTTGATGGTGCTTTCGGTGAGGATGCCGCAGTTGAGAGCGATGGCGCGCGCGGTCTCGACGTTGTCGCCTGTTACCATCTTTACGTTGACGGAGGCGATACCGCAGTCGTTTACGGCCTCGGGGACGCCCTTGCGCACGGGATCTTGGATGCCGACGACGCCCATCCAGGTGAGGTTATGCACCAAATCGGTGAGATCGATCTCGGCGTTGTCGTCTTCGGGGCGGAGGGTGAGAACAGGAGGCCAGTTCTCAAAGTCGCGGTAAGCAAGACCCAAAGTTCGCAGAGAGTTTGTCGCATAGTTGAAGATGATAGATCGCAATTCCTCTTTTCCATCGTCGGAGAGGGCCTCGGTGGTAGGTGACGTTGTAGGATCGCCGAGAATGGTGGTGCATTCGCCGAGAACAATTTCGGAAGCACCCTTGATGTAGAGTCTGTACTTGGGCTTATCCTTCGTCGGGCCGGGGATCTGGACAACGGCGCCCATGCATTTGCGCTGGGAGTTGAATGGGAAGAGACGTGTGACGGGATGGTTGGCGCGTTCGATTGCGAGGGGACCGAGACCGAGATATCGACGGGCCCAGTCGAGAAGAGCAGTCTCAGTCTTTGTGCCAACGAAGCCttgctttccttcttcatctgacTCGAAAGCCGTGGTGTTAACAGTGATGGCAGTCTTGAGAAGTTCCTTGTACTCAGGATCAAGCTTGGACGAGAACTGAGCCAGCGCAATGGTCTCTCGCTTCTCAGCACCAGCAGACTCCTGCTCGAACGACGAATCGCCAAAGGAGAAGAGTCCGCGAATACCCAATGATCCAGCGACGACGGTCATGATATTCTCAGTAAGCGTACCAGTCTTGTCGGAGCAAATAACCGTGGCGTTACCCATAGTCTCACACGATTGAAGATGTCGCACCAAGTTATTCTCGCgcgtcatcttcttcgtcgcgAAAGCGAGAGAGAGTGTAACTGCGAGGGGAAGACCTTCTGGGAcggcgacgacgatgacggtGATGGATGTGATGAGGATCTGGAGGAAGTCTTGGCCTTTTTGCTCGCCACTTTCGTGGTTGTTGGGGAGTTTGGCAAGGAATtcgatgaggaggacgaagaagagcaagagacCAGCTGCGCTACCAAGCTTCGCAATGTACCCTGACCTGTTAGTATGTATACTGAGATGTTATGCGATGACTTACCAGCGAGGAGATTGAGCTTTGCCTGAAGAGGCGTCAGTCCCGGATCATCACGAAGCGACATCATCGTCTTTCCATGACTACTCTGCTCTCCCACCGCCGTAACAAGAAACGTTCCCACGCCATCGAGAACTTTCGCACCCGAGATGATGAACggatcaagcttcttcaacggcgGCGCCTGCTCGTGCAACAGCGCATGAAGAACCTGCTCCGCGGGAACCTTCTTAATAAGATCCGACTCTCCCGTCGCCGAACTCTCATCACAGCTGAGATTATGGCCCTCGATAAAAACACCATCCACGGGGATGACATCGCCTGGCTCAAGAAGCATGACATCGCCGACTAGTACATCGTGAATAGAGATATTCTGGGGTTTTCCGGAGCGGGTGATCTTCACGATGCggtcttccttcttctggttGAGTTTCTGAAACTGTCGCTCTTTTTGCCAATCGTTTGCTGCACCGACGACAACGACGATTGTGATGGCCACAATGATAGCGACGCCTTCAACCCATTCGACTTTCGCACCGCCGTCTTCATGCGATCCTCCAAAGGTTTGGTACAGACCTAAAGCAAGTGATACAACAGCTGCGATgcagagaaggatgaggacgCGGTCCTGCAGAGCGATCCATGCTAGTTCAAGAAACGACTTTGACTTTGGTTCCGGAAGCCGATTCGCGCCGTACACTCGTTTCCGATCAGGAAACGCATCTTTTCCTGAAGCGTGCGCATCGCTATGCGTCGTCTTCTCAACCTTTGAAGAAGTCGCTTCTTCGAACGACACTGCACCAGCGAGCTTTCCCTCATCCACGCTCAATCCCGCCTTTGCATCAGTCCTCAAACCTTTCTGCAGACCGGGCAGTCCACCAAGCGCAACAAAAGCCGCCAAGTTCTTTGGGTTAATAAGTTTCGCCAATTGACCCGGCGAAAAGGCAAATGGGTTGTTTTCCACGTGAAAGAGGTCTTCCTCGCCTGGGTCGGGCTTTAAGATTTCGGCTTGGTCGCCTTTTCTTAGGGCTTCTACTTCGCGAGACATCTGCTCATGATCGGTCCCGACTTTTGTAGATGGCGACGAGGACCATGATTCGGTTCGAGATTTAGCTGTTGGTACTGCAAGAGTATTCGTATCATCTAgcggagatggagagatTGAATCTGCAGGTGCTAGTTCTACTGTGTTAGCGTGCATGCTCGTACGATGTCGTTGAAGTCGCCGCACTGGAGAATTACCGGGATCGTTTGAGTCGACAGCAGCAGTGTCGACAGTGATTGTAGGAGCGCGCGGGCGTCGTGGAGCGTTAGAGTCCATGTTGACGACCTGTGATGGAATGTGTTCATGAGAGTTGGGAGAAAAGATGAAAAGAGGAGAAGCCAAGATATTGAGACTCAAGCGCTGGGGTGAGAGGCAAGCAGGGGATGAAAATACACTTCCGACACAGCCACAGCCACGAGGCATGCCAAGATCCTGGGCGGGCTGTGTGATTGGTGATGCGGAGGGCTAAGATGTTATTGCTTGGAGTTGCGAATCTTGGCATTTGCAGGGGTACTTTTTTGTTTAATCAGTAGGACTTGTTCCGTGCTTAACCTGCTAAACAAACTGCCACAGTACTATTATCTTGATGAAAATAATGTACCACTTTACATCACCGGTATAGCCTTTACCTACTCACAAACATCTACAGAGGTACTGCTCTTCAGTGATCAGTTTGTCGTATTCCAACCGCCAGCCAAGATCTAAACGCCCACTAACCGTCCAGGCCGTCCCCACTCCCAAATCACAAATCCAAGGTCCCCATAAGTCGCCCCATAAGTCGCCCCACAACGTCATTGTCTAAGCCTCTttttttaagcttaatagcGCCCATCACGCTAGATCTCATTGACTCCTTCCCTCCCTGGTAACCTTCATCTCCCTCTGTTGCAAAAAAAGGGGGCGATTTAATAAATCCAGTTTTTAAAGTTAATTCAACCACCTTCTCTGTGTAGTTCAGAGTCCAAAGAACTCTCTCATCCTATTATGTGCAGTTTTGTACACAGCCCGGTATGGTCCACTTAGGTCATGCAGAGGGAACCTTTtggaagatggtgatgtttgGAGCGAGGGGATTGGCTGGGACGCGAAGAAATCTTGAATCAAATACATCATGCAGTGAATGGCATGATGACTAGATGATGCCCAATTCGGTAGTTCGTTGAACATAACGTGTTTAATGGACACCAGGCACGTTAGACGGTGAATAAACATCGTTGGCAAGTATCGTACGTGGCACTCGAGGCTTTGTACACATGACAGACCCGCCAGTGACATCTCACCCTCTTCTCAAGGTATCAACGGGACTTGATAGCGCCGATTTGCTCCAACGATCGATACTGTATCATCGTGCATAAACAACACAAAAAACCAGAAACTTACCCGTAAACAAGGAGGCCACCCGTAATTTGAATGCCGGGGCAACCCCTGTCTTGGGTTAAGCTTAATTTCGCTGCATATTTTCCTGCTCAGCTCCATGACGTCAGTGAAGGCATCGGATGATGGGGGCAAGACGAATTGGTAAGGTAGGGGAAAATGGGATGAGCCACCAGGATATTCATCTCGGGAGGTTCTGAATGGAGAAGGACGGTATTAAGCTTTCAGCTAGACAATTCCGATCGGGGCGGTGTTGAGGCGATGCTGAGGCTATGGGAGACGCGTAGATTTTGTGTATTTGTTGAGAGAGGCAGCCGGGAGAGATGGAAAACATGAGATTTGAGCTTGTGATGCCGAATTGAGGACGTGTTGAGGGGGCAAATTGAGAGGCGAAGGTATTGCGGTTGATTGACGCGTTCATGGTGACGACGTGACCATAGGGAGGCTACTACAGATAGCTTGAACGCCTGCGATATCAGGAAAAATAATTCCTGAGGATGAAATTACTGCCTGATTGTCAGGATTGCTCGTAAAGAGTCTGATCATCATTTGTGTCGTTGTCGCGCTGCCGCACCTTGGGCTTCTTCGCGTTGGTGACTCGAGATTACATTGAGTACCTAGGTACAAAGCACATGGGAATATTTCGCGACGAACATCGCAATAAAAGAAATCTCGGAAGGAAAGTGATCGGCTTGAATCGGCGATAGCTCCAATTGTatttctcctcctctccgACGCAGAATAACATTACGCGGGATTAATGGCTCGAGGTGAAATGTCAAATGCGCATTCCTACCCGGGACCTCTAATTTTAATCTTTGCGCAACCACAGTTGATGGGAATTGCTGTAAATTACACCAGATCTACCATAAAACAGACGAGCCTTTGCCGAATTTGACAACACAAGATGGGCGAACCATGAAATTTAAAGACAATTACAGCCTGCAGGTAATGTCCCAAATCTCTTGCCTTGTCTGCAGTTTTAGTCGTTCATCGCTGCTGCATCAATCGCGTCGTGCGAAAGCATTGTAGACCACGCGACAGAACGCACATGGCTCGACACTCAAGTACTGCGGTTTCCAGTCGAAGTAGGCGTTGGGGAATGGGATCATTAAGACAACTTCACGCGGCGTCTCAAACACAATTTATGTCAACCCAGTCTTGGGTTTCAAGGGCCTTGGAGTTCTCGTGATCCAGGCCTAGCTTCATGATAATAGTACTTACGCTTGAAGTCGGGTTCTTGTCCTCTATCTAAGAAGCTCTTGTGACCTCGCTACGTTCAAGGACAGATACACAGCTTGGGAGTGATCCGTCGCTGTTCATGTCTCCCAGCAGAGCTACAAGGGTTCATCCATCGAATGATCACCTATCGTAGTCGTACTGCGACATGCCGCATTCTCCTCAGATGTAGAGTCGCAGCTGCACCGACAACTGGCAGTATGTAGTCTACGTCCTGAA
This DNA window, taken from Fusarium oxysporum f. sp. lycopersici 4287 chromosome 7, whole genome shotgun sequence, encodes the following:
- a CDS encoding Ca2+-transporting ATPase, with amino-acid sequence MSREVEALRKGDQAEILKPDPGEEDLFHVENNPFAFSPGQLAKLINPKNLAAFVALGGLPGLQKGLRTDAKAGLSVDEGKLAGAVSFEEATSSKVEKTTHSDAHASGKDAFPDRKRVYGANRLPEPKSKSFLELAWIALQDRVLILLCIAAVVSLALGLYQTFGGSHEDGGAKVEWVEGVAIIVAITIVVVVGAANDWQKERQFQKLNQKKEDRIVKITRSGKPQNISIHDVLVGDVMLLEPGDVIPVDGVFIEGHNLSCDESSATGESDLIKKVPAEQVLHALLHEQAPPLKKLDPFIISGAKVLDGVGTFLVTAVGEQSSHGKTMMSLRDDPGLTPLQAKLNLLAGYIAKLGSAAGLLLFFVLLIEFLAKLPNNHESGEQKGQDFLQILITSITVIVVAVPEGLPLAVTLSLAFATKKMTRENNLVRHLQSCETMGNATVICSDKTGTLTENIMTVVAGSLGIRGLFSFGDSSFEQESAGAEKRETIALAQFSSKLDPEYKELLKTAITVNTTAFESDEEGKQGFVGTKTETALLDWARRYLGLGPLAIERANHPVTRLFPFNSQRKCMGAVVQIPGPTKDKPKYRLYIKGASEIVLGECTTILGDPTTSPTTEALSDDGKEELRSIIFNYATNSLRTLGLAYRDFENWPPVLTLRPEDDNAEIDLTDLVHNLTWMGVVGIQDPVRKGVPEAVNDCGIASVNVKMVTGDNVETARAIALNCGILTESTINEPNAVMQGSDFRKLSESDRTAVVKKLRVLARSSPEDKRILVKTLRSLGEIVAVTGDGTNDAPALKAADVGFSMGITGTEVAKEASDIILMDDNFSSIVVALGWGRAINDSVKKFLQFQLTVNITAVGVTFISAVSDDEQKSVLNAVQLLWVNLIMDTFAALALATDPPTGSLLHREPEARTAPLITITMWKMIIGQSIYQLIVCFVLWFGRDSILGYEEREVRSLIFNIFVFMQIFKLVNSRRIDNKLNIFEGLHRNHLFMLMMTIMAAGQIIIIFFGSDAFVVTRLNGIQWGISLVLGFFSIPIGVLIRLFPDEWFHAFVKVLAKLWPSWIRFSRKKKDTSEEDGTEPFPKEKLEGYDMDTALLGIRDDLEFLKRVRGGRMTALSDAMARSREKMLRRKRSESRPRSKLRSRRGSSRSSNRPPISPMMSVVGMPGIVAASVAGLQPGQGVSNENLEARQA
- a CDS encoding Ca2+-transporting ATPase, producing MDSNAPRRPRAPTITVDTAAVDSNDPAPADSISPSPLDDTNTLAVPTAKSRTESWSSSPSTKVGTDHEQMSREVEALRKGDQAEILKPDPGEEDLFHVENNPFAFSPGQLAKLINPKNLAAFVALGGLPGLQKGLRTDAKAGLSVDEGKLAGAVSFEEATSSKVEKTTHSDAHASGKDAFPDRKRVYGANRLPEPKSKSFLELAWIALQDRVLILLCIAAVVSLALGLYQTFGGSHEDGGAKVEWVEGVAIIVAITIVVVVGAANDWQKERQFQKLNQKKEDRIVKITRSGKPQNISIHDVLVGDVMLLEPGDVIPVDGVFIEGHNLSCDESSATGESDLIKKVPAEQVLHALLHEQAPPLKKLDPFIISGAKVLDGVGTFLVTAVGEQSSHGKTMMSLRDDPGLTPLQAKLNLLAGYIAKLGSAAGLLLFFVLLIEFLAKLPNNHESGEQKGQDFLQILITSITVIVVAVPEGLPLAVTLSLAFATKKMTRENNLVRHLQSCETMGNATVICSDKTGTLTENIMTVVAGSLGIRGLFSFGDSSFEQESAGAEKRETIALAQFSSKLDPEYKELLKTAITVNTTAFESDEEGKQGFVGTKTETALLDWARRYLGLGPLAIERANHPVTRLFPFNSQRKCMGAVVQIPGPTKDKPKYRLYIKGASEIVLGECTTILGDPTTSPTTEALSDDGKEELRSIIFNYATNSLRTLGLAYRDFENWPPVLTLRPEDDNAEIDLTDLVHNLTWMGVVGIQDPVRKGVPEAVNDCGIASVNVKMVTGDNVETARAIALNCGILTESTINEPNAVMQGSDFRKLSESDRTAVVKKLRVLARSSPEDKRILVKTLRSLGEIVAVTGDGTNDAPALKAADVGFSMGITGTEVAKEASDIILMDDNFSSIVVALGWGRAINDSVKKFLQFQLTVNITAVGVTFISAVSDDEQKSVLNAVQLLWVNLIMDTFAALALATDPPTGSLLHREPEARTAPLITITMWKMIIGQSIYQLIVCFVLWFGRDSILGYEEREVRSLIFNIFVFMQIFKLVNSRRIDNKLNIFEGLHRNHLFMLMMTIMAAGQIIIIFFGSDAFVVTRLNGIQWGISLVLGFFSIPIGVLIRLFPDEWFHAFVKVLAKLWPSWIRFSRKKKDTSEEDGTEPFPKEKLEGYDMDTALLGIRDDLEFLKRVRGGRMTALSDAMARSREKMLRRKRSESRPRSKLRSRRGSSRSSNRPPISPMMSVVGMPGIVAASVAGLQPGQGVSNENLEARQA